One region of Cobetia sp. cqz5-12 genomic DNA includes:
- a CDS encoding site-specific DNA-methyltransferase, protein MMDKLKMHSPNLTEANIAKLAELFPSCVTEARDEQGRVKQAIDFDQLRQELSDHIVDGPQERYHLNWPGKREALLAANAPIAKTLRPCREESVDFDTTKNIFIEGDNLEALKLLQENYLGKVKLIYIDPPYNTGSDFVYDDDFSEDPEGYLKRSNQMDDIGKRLVANSTSNGRFHSDWLTMMYARLHLARNLLQDDGVVFISIDDNEQSNLKRMCDEVFGSQNFVNTIVWEKRYSPQNAVKWFSESHDFLLVYAKDKLNWYPNLLERTEAMNARYRNPDNDPRGVWKPENATAQAGHGTKSQFYEITAPNGKKHALPNGRCWVYTKEVMEKMIEDDRIWFGANGNNVPAIKRFLSEIKQGTACQTIWKYSEVGHNQEGKKEVNKLFPEAAVFETPKPVRLLERVLHLATESDSIVLDFFAGSATTAHATMKLNAADGGSRKFIAIQLPEPADESSNAWKAGYQNIADISKERIRRAGKKIIENGCESQWSRDVGFRVFKVDSSNMRDIHYSPDALSQDLLSENIDNIREGRSSEDLLFQVLLDWGVDLSFPISRQEIDGKTVFLVDGAEKHMALAACFDLDIDEAFVKQLAEYEPLRVVFRDAGFASDSVKINVEQIFAQKSPNTDVKVI, encoded by the coding sequence ATGATGGACAAGCTGAAGATGCACTCCCCCAACCTGACCGAGGCCAACATCGCCAAGCTGGCCGAGCTGTTCCCCAGCTGCGTCACCGAAGCGCGGGATGAGCAGGGGCGGGTGAAACAAGCCATCGACTTCGACCAGCTACGTCAGGAGCTTTCCGATCATATCGTTGATGGGCCTCAGGAGCGCTATCACCTCAACTGGCCCGGCAAGCGGGAAGCTCTCCTTGCAGCCAATGCTCCGATAGCCAAGACACTGCGCCCTTGCCGGGAAGAGAGTGTGGACTTTGATACGACTAAAAATATTTTCATCGAGGGGGATAATCTTGAAGCGCTCAAGCTTCTACAAGAGAATTATTTGGGTAAAGTGAAGCTGATCTATATTGATCCACCGTATAATACTGGGAGTGATTTTGTTTACGATGATGATTTTTCTGAAGATCCAGAAGGTTACTTGAAGCGTTCAAATCAAATGGATGATATAGGAAAGCGGCTAGTAGCCAACTCTACTAGCAATGGCCGTTTTCATTCGGATTGGCTCACCATGATGTATGCCAGGCTCCATCTTGCTAGAAATTTGCTTCAAGATGACGGAGTGGTTTTCATTAGCATTGATGACAATGAGCAGTCGAACCTCAAGCGCATGTGTGATGAGGTTTTTGGCAGTCAAAACTTTGTAAATACAATTGTCTGGGAAAAACGATATAGCCCTCAGAATGCAGTAAAATGGTTTTCAGAGTCGCACGATTTTCTTCTGGTTTATGCTAAGGATAAATTAAATTGGTATCCTAATTTATTGGAGCGTACAGAAGCCATGAACGCTCGATACCGAAATCCTGACAATGACCCTCGCGGTGTGTGGAAGCCTGAAAATGCAACCGCTCAAGCTGGCCATGGAACGAAAAGTCAATTCTATGAAATAACGGCTCCTAATGGTAAGAAGCATGCCTTGCCGAATGGTCGCTGCTGGGTATATACGAAAGAAGTTATGGAGAAGATGATTGAGGATGACCGAATCTGGTTCGGAGCTAATGGGAATAATGTTCCTGCAATAAAAAGATTTCTCTCGGAAATTAAGCAGGGGACGGCTTGCCAAACAATTTGGAAATATAGTGAAGTTGGCCACAATCAAGAAGGGAAAAAAGAGGTTAATAAGCTCTTCCCGGAAGCGGCAGTTTTTGAGACGCCTAAACCAGTCAGGTTGTTAGAGCGGGTTCTGCATCTTGCGACTGAATCTGACTCAATTGTTCTCGACTTTTTTGCTGGGTCTGCGACCACTGCACACGCTACTATGAAGTTAAATGCCGCTGATGGCGGGAGTAGAAAGTTCATTGCCATACAGCTGCCAGAGCCTGCAGATGAGAGTTCGAATGCGTGGAAGGCTGGTTACCAGAATATCGCTGATATTTCTAAAGAACGTATACGTCGCGCTGGTAAGAAAATCATTGAAAATGGTTGCGAATCCCAGTGGAGCCGAGATGTCGGCTTCAGAGTGTTTAAGGTTGATTCATCAAACATGCGCGACATTCACTATTCTCCAGATGCTCTCAGCCAGGACCTGCTGTCGGAAAATATCGACAATATCCGCGAGGGCCGGAGTTCAGAGGACCTGCTCTTCCAGGTCTTGCTGGACTGGGGCGTTGACCTGTCATTTCCGATCTCTCGCCAGGAGATTGATGGAAAAACCGTCTTCTTAGTTGATGGGGCTGAGAAGCATATGGCTCTGGCCGCCTGCTTCGATTTGGATATCGACGAGGCCTTCGTCAAGCAGCTCGCCGAATACGAGCCGCTGCGCGTGGTGTTCCGCGATGCCGGCTTTGCCAGTGACAGCGTCAAGATCAACGTCGAGCAGATCTTCGCCCAGAAGTCGCCCAATACCGACGTCAAGGTGATCTAA
- a CDS encoding type III restriction-modification system endonuclease yields MKLKFKTQEYQTRAVEALADCFAGQPFSSGIRYRMDPGQTALLAQPLQRDMYAAPDSDDTGFKNAALELSELELLNNIKTIQRRQNLPISDSLKKDDKTGCPYNFDVEMETGTGKTYVYLKSMFELKRRYGWSKFIVVVPSIAIREGVYKSLQITADHFLESYGEKARFFIYNSKQLHNLESFSSDAGISVMVINVQAFNSRGAENRRIYDELDGFQSRRPIDVIKANRPILFLDEPQKMEGGKTLSSLSEFNPLFIVRYSATHKTTYNKIHRLDALDAYNQKLVKKISVHGVTTKGLTGTDAYLYLENIETAKNKPPVAWVEYEEKSVSGLKRKRRKLGKGDNLHDLSKGLDQYKGFVVSEIDARVDQLSFTNGVELNAGEVTVDVTEKALRQIQIREAVKAHFKKEQLLFSQGVKVLTLFFIDEVAKYRQYDEDGEVLGEYARIFEEEYNQQLNQMLTLEDSEYNRYLKGINASDTHNGYFSIDKKSKRLVDPKTKARSTETDDVDAYDLILKDKERLLSFEEPTRFIFSHSALREGWDNPNVFVICTLKHSDNTISRRQEVGRGLRLAVNQLGDRMDDPLTVHDINELTVVASESYKDFVTALQRDISNDLSERPRVADEAYFTGKLLVSDEGEIEVTPGMAKEIYRYLLKHDYTDSADHITETYNQAKEDGTLAELPEALQLHAQQVFQLVDSVFSNAQLPHIEDGRKTKLNPLNDNFHKKEFQELWERINRKAAYSVSFDSNELIEKCVGYLDLKLNVKRLEYQVERGTQKTEASYQDMTSGQAFTINESERVKHEGSLHSAVQYDLIGRMAEATQLTRRTVAAILSKVQPKTFKQYQMNPEDFMAQAARLINEQKASMVVAHITYDPINEQHSREIFTIEKPENHLDRAYKAKRHVYDYVVTDSKIERDFVEELDTGKEVVVYAKLPKSFFIPTPVGNYNPDWAIAFNENDVKHVYFVAETKGSMSSLELREIEQAKIRCATEFFDTIATASVKYDVVDSYDKLIDLVR; encoded by the coding sequence ATGAAGCTCAAGTTCAAGACTCAGGAATACCAGACGCGAGCGGTCGAGGCGCTTGCGGACTGCTTTGCTGGCCAGCCCTTTAGTAGCGGTATCCGCTACCGTATGGATCCGGGGCAGACTGCGCTCCTGGCGCAGCCGCTGCAGCGCGACATGTATGCCGCGCCAGATTCCGACGACACCGGCTTCAAGAACGCCGCGTTGGAGCTTTCGGAGCTTGAGTTGCTGAATAACATCAAGACCATTCAGCGCCGCCAGAACCTCCCGATTTCTGATAGCTTGAAGAAAGATGACAAGACCGGTTGCCCCTACAACTTCGACGTAGAGATGGAGACCGGCACCGGAAAGACCTACGTCTACCTTAAGAGCATGTTCGAGCTAAAGCGGCGCTATGGGTGGAGCAAGTTCATCGTTGTTGTGCCCAGCATCGCCATCCGCGAGGGCGTCTACAAGTCGCTGCAAATCACCGCCGATCACTTCTTGGAGAGCTATGGGGAGAAAGCGCGCTTCTTTATCTACAACTCGAAGCAGCTGCACAACCTGGAAAGCTTCTCTTCGGATGCCGGCATCAGTGTGATGGTCATTAATGTGCAGGCCTTCAACTCCCGTGGCGCCGAAAACCGCCGTATCTACGATGAGCTGGACGGCTTCCAGTCGCGCCGCCCCATCGACGTGATCAAGGCCAATCGGCCGATCCTGTTTCTCGATGAGCCCCAGAAGATGGAAGGCGGCAAGACGCTCAGCTCGCTGAGTGAATTCAACCCCCTGTTCATCGTGCGCTACTCGGCGACCCACAAGACGACCTATAACAAGATCCACCGCCTGGATGCCCTGGACGCCTACAACCAGAAGCTGGTAAAGAAGATCTCGGTGCATGGTGTTACCACCAAGGGCCTCACCGGCACCGATGCCTACCTTTACCTCGAAAATATCGAGACGGCTAAGAACAAGCCTCCTGTCGCCTGGGTTGAGTACGAGGAAAAGTCCGTCAGCGGCCTGAAGCGTAAGCGCCGCAAGCTGGGCAAGGGTGACAACCTGCATGACCTCTCGAAGGGGCTGGATCAATACAAAGGCTTCGTCGTCTCGGAGATTGACGCTCGGGTGGATCAACTCAGTTTCACCAATGGCGTCGAGCTAAACGCAGGGGAGGTGACCGTCGACGTTACTGAGAAGGCGCTGCGCCAGATCCAGATCCGTGAAGCGGTCAAAGCGCACTTCAAAAAGGAACAGCTGCTGTTTTCCCAGGGTGTCAAGGTACTCACGCTGTTCTTCATCGATGAGGTGGCCAAATATCGTCAGTACGATGAAGACGGCGAAGTACTGGGCGAGTACGCTCGGATCTTCGAGGAGGAGTACAACCAGCAGCTTAACCAGATGCTGACTCTGGAGGACAGCGAATATAACCGCTACCTGAAGGGCATCAACGCCTCAGACACCCACAACGGCTACTTCTCCATCGACAAGAAGTCCAAGCGCCTCGTCGACCCGAAGACCAAGGCGCGTTCTACCGAGACGGACGATGTCGATGCCTACGACCTGATTCTGAAAGACAAGGAACGCCTGCTTTCCTTTGAGGAGCCCACGCGTTTTATCTTCTCTCACTCCGCACTGCGTGAAGGCTGGGACAACCCCAACGTGTTCGTCATCTGCACGCTGAAGCACAGTGACAACACCATCTCTCGGCGTCAGGAGGTGGGGCGCGGTCTGCGCCTGGCGGTCAACCAGCTGGGAGACCGCATGGACGACCCGCTGACCGTGCACGACATCAACGAGCTGACGGTGGTCGCAAGCGAAAGTTACAAGGACTTCGTCACCGCCTTGCAGCGCGACATCAGCAACGATCTTTCCGAGCGACCGCGGGTCGCCGACGAAGCCTACTTCACCGGTAAGTTGCTCGTGTCGGATGAGGGCGAGATAGAGGTCACGCCCGGCATGGCCAAGGAGATCTACCGCTACTTGCTTAAGCACGACTACACGGATAGCGCAGATCATATTACCGAGACCTACAACCAAGCCAAGGAGGACGGCACCCTGGCCGAGCTGCCGGAGGCGCTGCAGCTCCATGCACAGCAGGTCTTTCAACTTGTCGATAGTGTCTTCAGTAACGCCCAGCTGCCACACATCGAGGACGGCCGGAAAACCAAGCTGAACCCGCTTAATGACAACTTCCACAAGAAGGAATTTCAGGAACTCTGGGAACGAATCAACCGCAAGGCGGCGTACTCGGTCAGCTTTGACTCTAATGAGTTGATCGAGAAGTGCGTAGGTTACCTGGACCTGAAGCTCAACGTGAAACGGCTGGAATACCAGGTGGAGCGCGGCACCCAGAAGACCGAGGCCAGTTATCAGGATATGACCAGTGGACAGGCCTTCACTATCAACGAGAGCGAGCGGGTCAAGCATGAAGGCTCGCTCCACTCGGCAGTCCAGTACGACTTGATCGGTCGCATGGCTGAGGCTACGCAGCTGACGCGACGTACCGTGGCGGCAATTCTCTCCAAGGTGCAGCCGAAGACCTTCAAGCAGTACCAGATGAACCCCGAGGATTTCATGGCCCAGGCAGCCAGGCTGATCAACGAGCAAAAAGCCAGTATGGTCGTGGCACATATCACCTACGACCCTATCAATGAGCAACACAGTCGAGAAATATTCACCATCGAGAAGCCGGAGAACCACTTGGATCGAGCCTACAAGGCCAAACGCCACGTCTATGACTACGTAGTGACCGACTCCAAGATCGAGAGAGACTTCGTCGAAGAGCTCGACACAGGCAAGGAGGTGGTGGTCTACGCCAAACTGCCGAAAAGCTTCTTCATCCCGACCCCAGTGGGGAATTACAATCCCGACTGGGCCATCGCTTTCAACGAGAATGATGTCAAGCATGTCTACTTCGTGGCAGAGACTAAGGGCAGTATGTCATCGCTTGAGCTTCGTGAAATCGAACAGGCCAAAATTAGGTGTGCCACTGAATTCTTCGATACTATTGCGACAGCATCGGTGAAATATGATGTTGTGGATTCTTATGACAAACTCATAGACTTAGTAAGATAA